One genomic region from Magallana gigas chromosome 3, xbMagGiga1.1, whole genome shotgun sequence encodes:
- the LOC105318659 gene encoding multidrug resistance-associated protein 1 isoform X1, with protein MIRLLNKMNDHIVNKIEWMCSGDPLWDSNVTWNTAYPDLTPCFHKTILRWIPCILLLVLSPLRLWILSSKESSRQSQPVCHSALSLAKYVLCLGLALFAFRECIETVFVNSLAESMLKPEFISPALTGITMMVANHVMLTERRHRMQSSGLLFVYWFLTTVCLTLNLQSQIRGLYNQEEMSLHFSACLLPLQLLLSIAELFLTGFFIDNFPEDDGSKSKKSCLENSPIMSALAFSWFTRIVKDAYKRPLEAKDLIELSADLKSESTVPVFEKAWRDDSFRQKRRTDVNQNICSGNIKACLSRVILKIHFYEIFIHFLITVPIYLYSFIGPLIFRSLINFAEDADDYLWHGIFLASAYFLFGVVQTFQDTHSDLLGHMLGIKIRTSICGAIYRKMAKLSNKAKQECTVGEMVNLMSDDATKINHRSIFELHLLLLGPVQACIAMYFLYQELGSAALVAFFLLVVFVPLIAVIAKAQHKINKEGKDITDKRMKVLNEVFNGMKVLKLYAWEPSFGDKIGSIRSQEIDEKTKNRYLDIVNMFCWQMSEFLFTFSIFAVYLWLDEGNVLTTKKIYFIMSMISAFRGPLMYMPIAITSLIELSVSLKRIETFLNREEIDESAIQHSADADKAITMKAASFTWNKAKSPSLKNIDVDVSNGELVAVIGSVGAGKSSLMSAAIGEMEKISGTVDVKGSVAFVTQEAWIQNNTLRENILFGRKMNVKNYRKAVEACALQVDLDILPKGDETEIGEKGINLSGGQKQRVSLARAVYDDADIYLLDDPLSAVDARVGRHLFDQVIGNRGLLRNKTRVLVTHAISFLPYVDRVISLVNGEVSEVGTYTELMERNGAFAEFVRTHLQEESSSDDESTEGSTRPASFDRQVSTIDHLNTKEDTENEERCKDSKFIEDESINLDGAKWSAYSTYLKIVGPVLLVMFAACLAQNAADFYKNYWLSEWDSDISDNKTELNSSAQAISQGYKIKGFGLIGLINTLLNVLGELSVIFIVVTSAKKVHQKTLAGVMRAPFSFFENTPVGRMVNRFSKDMQCLEDSLPWVTKSFMHTFPRIVFTLIVITSGMPTMVYFLVPLFIMYFLIQRLFSVAACQCRRMNKALRSPQFSFFSESIQGATTIRAFNKTSLFAHESDRRRDAYHKAELTTLSCYRWLNFRLGFLGNLLVFIACVLSCYRRDVLSSGMIALIMTYAGNVTDTLRWIVFAFTEMDTNIITVERIQEYINLKPEADWRIKETEPASNWPQRGHVKFSNFSLRYREDLDLVLKGIDCDITPGEKIGIVGRTGAGKSSLTLALFRILEKAGGSIIIDDVDISTIGLHDLRSKLTIIPQDPVLFSGTLRMNLDPFNSFSDDDLWEALEHAHLKKYVESLEGGLLYECSERGENLSVGQRQLICLARALLKKSKILVLDEATAAVDLKTDNLIQNTIRREFSDCTILTIAHRLNTVLDYSRIMVLDKGQIKEFDSPDVLLKDENSIFHSMAKAANLV; from the exons ATGATAAGACTACTGAACAAAATGAACGATCACATCGTCAACAAGATTGAATGGATGTGTTCAGGGGATCCTTTATGG gaCTCCAACGTTACATGGAATACTGCTTATCCGGACCTGACTCCGTGCTTCCACAAGACTATACTGCGCTGGATACCATGTATCCTGCTACTAGTCCTATCCCCTCTAAGACTTTGGATATTGTCCTCTAAGGAAAGTTCAAGACAATCCCAGCCTGTGTGCCATTCAGCGTTAAGTCTTGCCAAATAT GTCCTGTGCCTTGGTCTAGCTCTTTTCGCGTTCCGGGAATGTATAGAAACCGTGTTTGTGAATTCCCTGGCGGAGTCAATGTTGAAACCGGAATTTATCTCCCCAGCATTGACAGGAATTACTATG ATGGTGGCTAACCACGTCATGTTAACAGAGCGGCGTCATCGAATGCAATCTTCTGGACTATTATTTGTTTACTGGTTTCTTACGACAGTTTGTCTTACTCTAAACCTCCAGTCTCAGATCAGAGGATTATACAATCAG GAGGAAATGAGCCTACATTTCAGCGCTTGCCTTCTGCCTCTGCAACTCCTGTTGTCCATTGCCGAACTTTTCCTCACTGGCTTTTTCATCGACAATTTTCCAGAGGATGACGGTTCCAAATCTAAG AAATCGTGTCTTGAAAATAGCCCCATCATGTCGGCGCTTGCATTTTCCTGGTTTACAAG aattgtgAAAGACGCTTACAAGAGACCATTAGAGGCAAAGGATTTGATAGAACTTTCGGCTGACTTAAAATCAGAATCCACCGTCCCAGTTTTTGAGAAAGCTTGGCGTGATGATTCGTTCCGACAGAAAAG AAGAACTGATGTAAACCAAAATATTTGCAGCGGGAACATAAAAGCATGCCTGTCTAGAGTTATTTTGAAGATCCACTTCTACGAGATATTCATCCACTTCCTAATAACCGTCCCAATATATCTATATAGTTTCATTGGCCCTCTGATATTTAG GAGTTTGATAAATTTTGCTGAAGATGCAGACGACTATCTTTGGCATGGAATTTTTCTTGCCTCTGCTTACTTCTTGTTCGGTGTTGTACAAACATTTCAAGACACTCACTCAGACCTCTTGGGTCATATGCTTGGAATCAAAATCAGGACTTCAATTTGTGGAGCCATATATAGAAAG ATGGCTAAACTTTCCAATAAAGCCAAGCAGGAATGCACTGTTGGCGAAATGGTCAACCTGATGTCAGATGACGCCACGAAAATTAATCACAGATCCATCTTTGAGCTGCACCTTCTGTTGCTTGGGCCTGTCCAGGCATGCATAGCGATGTACTTCTTGTACCAGGAACTGGGATCGGCTGCTCTAGTTGCATTTTTTCTCCTCGTAGTATTTGTTCCATTAATTGCTGTTATTGCAAAAGCTCAACACAAAATCAAT AAAGAAGGAAAGGATATAACGGATAAAAGAATGAAAGTTCTGAATGAAGTCTTCAATGGAATGAAg GTATTGAAACTGTATGCATGGGAACCCTCATTTGGAGACAAAATTGGATCCATAAGATCGCAGGAAATTGACGAGAAGACAAAGAATAGATATCTAGACATAGTTAATATGTTCTGCTGGCAAATGTCCGAATTTCTg TTCACTTTTTCGATCTTTGCGGTGTACCTGTGGCTAGATGAGGGAAATGTTTTAACAACAAAGAAAATCTATTTCATAATGTCCATGATTTCAGCTTTCCGTGGTCCGCTTATGTATATGCCAATAGCCATTACCTCTCTTATCGAG TTATCGGTTTCCCTAAAAAGAATTGAAACATTTCTGAATCGTGAAGAAATAGACGAATCAGCCATCCAACACAGCGCAGACGCAGACAAAGCCATAACAATGAAAGCTGCATCATTCACATGGAACAAAGCCAAAAGTCCTTCCTTAAAAAA TATCGATGTGGATGTCTCTAATGGCGAACTGGTGGCAGTGATTGGTTCGGTTGGAGCCGGAAAATCTTCACTCATGTCAGCCGCTATTGGAGAAATGGAGAAAATCTCTGGAACTGTCGATGTCAAAGGTTCTGTAGCATTTGTGACCCAAGAAGCATGGATTCAAAATAATACCCTGAGAGAAAACATTCTGTTTGGTAGAAAAATGAATGTAAAGAACTATAGAAAAGCAGTAGAAGCATGTGCTTTACAAGTTGATCTTGACATTCTCCCTAAAGGAGATGAAACAGAAATAGGAGAAAAG GGAATTAATCTGAGCGGTGGACAGAAACAAAGAGTCAGTTTGGCGCGTGCAGTTTACGATGATGCTGACATTTACTTATTGGACGATCCACTCAGTGCTGTAGACGCTCGCGTAGGCAGACATCTATTTGATCAAGTGATAGGAAATAGAGGGCTTCTCAGAAATAAG ACCCGCGTTCTTGTTACCCATGCCATAAGCTTCTTACCATACGTGGATAGAGTCATCAGTTTGGTAAACGGAGAAGTATCAGAAGTCGGGACCTATACGGAACTAATGGAGAGAAATGGTGCTTTTGCTGAATTTGTACGAACCCACCTCCAGGAGGAATCGAGTTCTGACGATGAATCGACCGAAGGAAGTACTAGACCCGCATCATTTGACAGACAGGTGTCAACAATCGATCATTTAAACACCAAAGAAGACACAGAGAACGAGGAAAGATGTAAAGATTCTAAATTCATCGAAGACGAGTCTATTAATCTTGATGGG GCAAAATGGTCCGCCTATAGTACTTATCTGAAAATCGTAGGGCCAGTCCTTTTAGTCATGTTTGCGGCGTGTCTTGCACAAAACGCTGCCgacttttacaaaaattactGGCTCAGTGAATGGGACTCAGACATCTCGGACAACAAAACAGAACTTAACTCAAGCGCTCAAGCCATTTCACAAGGATACAAAATAAAGGGCTTTGGACTCATTGGTCTGATCAACA CTCTTTTAAACGTACTTGGGGAACTCTCTGTGATATTCATCGTGGTAACATCAGCCAAAAAGGTTCACCAGAAGACTTTGGCCGGCGTGATGAGAGCGCCTTTcagtttctttgaaaatacaCCAGTTGGCAGAATGGTCAATAGATTCTCAAAAGACATGCAATGTTTGGAAGACTCTCTTCCGTGGGTTACCAAGAGTTTTATGCACACCTTCCCTCGGATCGTGTTCACCTTAATTGTCATCACGTCTGGGATGCCGACAATGGTCTACTTCTTGGTGCCGCTGTTCATCATGTATTTTTTGATACAG AGATTATTTAGTGTTGCAGCGTGTCAGTGCAGAAGAATGAACAAAGCGCTCAGATCCCCCCAGTTCTCTTTCTTCAGTGAATCTATACAGGGAGCGACGACCATTCGAGCTTTCAACAAAACATCTTTATTTGCGCATGAGAGTGACCGTCGACGAGATGCGTATCACAAAGCTGAACTGACAACTCTTTCCTGTTACAG GTGGTTGAACTTTCGTTTAGGATTTTTGGGAAATCTGTTGGTGTTCATCGCTTGCGTGTTGTCTTGTTATCGTCGAGATGTTTTATCAAGCGGAATGATAGCTTTGATCATGACATATGCTGGCAAT GTAACAGATACATTAAGGTGGATTGTTTTTGCTTTCACGGAGATGGACACAAACATTATAACGGTCGAAAGAATCCAGGAATACATAAACCTTAAACCCGAAGCTGATTGGAGAATCAAAGAAACTGAACCTGCTTCTAATTGGCCTCAACGAGGTCACGTGAAGTTTTCCAATTTCAGTCTGAGGTACAGAGAGGATTTGGACTTGGTTCTGAAAGGAATTGATTGCGATATTACACCCGGGGAGAAG ATAGGAATCGTTGGAAGAACGGGAGCAGGAAAATCATCATTAACCCTGGCATTATTTCGAATTCTCGAAAAGGCTGGCGGAAGTATAATCATCGATGATGTAGACATATCAACCATTGGCTTGCACGACCTTCGTTCTAAGCTGACAATTATTCCCCAG gATCCTGTGTTGTTTTCTGGTACATTACGAATGAACCTGGACCCGTTCAACTCTTTCTCTGACGATGATTTATGGGAAGCTTTGGAACATGCCcatctaaaaaaatatgtggaatctCTCGAAGGTGGTCTTCTTTACGAATGCTCGGAAAGAGGAGAAAATCTCAG TGTTGGACAGAGACAGTTGATATGCCTCGCACGCGCACTTCTGAAGAAGTCCAAGATATTGGTCCTAGATGAGGCTACAGCCGCCGTGGATCTGAAAACAGACAACTTGATACAGAACACTATACGGCGGGAGTTCTCTGATTGTACTATCCTCACTATAGCCCACAGACTTAACACTGTATTGGACTACTCCAG aATCATGGTACTAGATAAAGGCCAGATTAAAGAATTTGACAGTCCAGATGTTTtgttaaaagatgaaaacagtatatttcattCAATGGCCAAAGCAGCTAATCTTGTGTAG
- the LOC105318659 gene encoding multidrug resistance-associated protein 1 isoform X3, translating into MIRLLNKMNDHIVNKIEWMCSGDPLWDSNVTWNTAYPDLTPCFHKTILRWIPCILLLVLSPLRLWILSSKESSRQSQPVCHSALSLAKYVLCLGLALFAFRECIETVFVNSLAESMLKPEFISPALTGITMMVANHVMLTERRHRMQSSGLLFVYWFLTTVCLTLNLQSQIRGLYNQEEMSLHFSACLLPLQLLLSIAELFLTGFFIDNFPEDDGSKSKKSCLENSPIMSALAFSWFTRIVKDAYKRPLEAKDLIELSADLKSESTVPVFEKAWRDDSFRQKSGNIKACLSRVILKIHFYEIFIHFLITVPIYLYSFIGPLIFRSLINFAEDADDYLWHGIFLASAYFLFGVVQTFQDTHSDLLGHMLGIKIRTSICGAIYRKMAKLSNKAKQECTVGEMVNLMSDDATKINHRSIFELHLLLLGPVQACIAMYFLYQELGSAALVAFFLLVVFVPLIAVIAKAQHKINKEGKDITDKRMKVLNEVFNGMKVLKLYAWEPSFGDKIGSIRSQEIDEKTKNRYLDIVNMFCWQMSEFLFTFSIFAVYLWLDEGNVLTTKKIYFIMSMISAFRGPLMYMPIAITSLIELSVSLKRIETFLNREEIDESAIQHSADADKAITMKAASFTWNKAKSPSLKNIDVDVSNGELVAVIGSVGAGKSSLMSAAIGEMEKISGTVDVKGSVAFVTQEAWIQNNTLRENILFGRKMNVKNYRKAVEACALQVDLDILPKGDETEIGEKGINLSGGQKQRVSLARAVYDDADIYLLDDPLSAVDARVGRHLFDQVIGNRGLLRNKTRVLVTHAISFLPYVDRVISLVNGEVSEVGTYTELMERNGAFAEFVRTHLQEESSSDDESTEGSTRPASFDRQVSTIDHLNTKEDTENEERCKDSKFIEDESINLDGAKWSAYSTYLKIVGPVLLVMFAACLAQNAADFYKNYWLSEWDSDISDNKTELNSSAQAISQGYKIKGFGLIGLINTLLNVLGELSVIFIVVTSAKKVHQKTLAGVMRAPFSFFENTPVGRMVNRFSKDMQCLEDSLPWVTKSFMHTFPRIVFTLIVITSGMPTMVYFLVPLFIMYFLIQRLFSVAACQCRRMNKALRSPQFSFFSESIQGATTIRAFNKTSLFAHESDRRRDAYHKAELTTLSCYRWLNFRLGFLGNLLVFIACVLSCYRRDVLSSGMIALIMTYAGNVTDTLRWIVFAFTEMDTNIITVERIQEYINLKPEADWRIKETEPASNWPQRGHVKFSNFSLRYREDLDLVLKGIDCDITPGEKIGIVGRTGAGKSSLTLALFRILEKAGGSIIIDDVDISTIGLHDLRSKLTIIPQDPVLFSGTLRMNLDPFNSFSDDDLWEALEHAHLKKYVESLEGGLLYECSERGENLSVGQRQLICLARALLKKSKILVLDEATAAVDLKTDNLIQNTIRREFSDCTILTIAHRLNTVLDYSRIMVLDKGQIKEFDSPDVLLKDENSIFHSMAKAANLV; encoded by the exons ATGATAAGACTACTGAACAAAATGAACGATCACATCGTCAACAAGATTGAATGGATGTGTTCAGGGGATCCTTTATGG gaCTCCAACGTTACATGGAATACTGCTTATCCGGACCTGACTCCGTGCTTCCACAAGACTATACTGCGCTGGATACCATGTATCCTGCTACTAGTCCTATCCCCTCTAAGACTTTGGATATTGTCCTCTAAGGAAAGTTCAAGACAATCCCAGCCTGTGTGCCATTCAGCGTTAAGTCTTGCCAAATAT GTCCTGTGCCTTGGTCTAGCTCTTTTCGCGTTCCGGGAATGTATAGAAACCGTGTTTGTGAATTCCCTGGCGGAGTCAATGTTGAAACCGGAATTTATCTCCCCAGCATTGACAGGAATTACTATG ATGGTGGCTAACCACGTCATGTTAACAGAGCGGCGTCATCGAATGCAATCTTCTGGACTATTATTTGTTTACTGGTTTCTTACGACAGTTTGTCTTACTCTAAACCTCCAGTCTCAGATCAGAGGATTATACAATCAG GAGGAAATGAGCCTACATTTCAGCGCTTGCCTTCTGCCTCTGCAACTCCTGTTGTCCATTGCCGAACTTTTCCTCACTGGCTTTTTCATCGACAATTTTCCAGAGGATGACGGTTCCAAATCTAAG AAATCGTGTCTTGAAAATAGCCCCATCATGTCGGCGCTTGCATTTTCCTGGTTTACAAG aattgtgAAAGACGCTTACAAGAGACCATTAGAGGCAAAGGATTTGATAGAACTTTCGGCTGACTTAAAATCAGAATCCACCGTCCCAGTTTTTGAGAAAGCTTGGCGTGATGATTCGTTCCGACAGAAAAG CGGGAACATAAAAGCATGCCTGTCTAGAGTTATTTTGAAGATCCACTTCTACGAGATATTCATCCACTTCCTAATAACCGTCCCAATATATCTATATAGTTTCATTGGCCCTCTGATATTTAG GAGTTTGATAAATTTTGCTGAAGATGCAGACGACTATCTTTGGCATGGAATTTTTCTTGCCTCTGCTTACTTCTTGTTCGGTGTTGTACAAACATTTCAAGACACTCACTCAGACCTCTTGGGTCATATGCTTGGAATCAAAATCAGGACTTCAATTTGTGGAGCCATATATAGAAAG ATGGCTAAACTTTCCAATAAAGCCAAGCAGGAATGCACTGTTGGCGAAATGGTCAACCTGATGTCAGATGACGCCACGAAAATTAATCACAGATCCATCTTTGAGCTGCACCTTCTGTTGCTTGGGCCTGTCCAGGCATGCATAGCGATGTACTTCTTGTACCAGGAACTGGGATCGGCTGCTCTAGTTGCATTTTTTCTCCTCGTAGTATTTGTTCCATTAATTGCTGTTATTGCAAAAGCTCAACACAAAATCAAT AAAGAAGGAAAGGATATAACGGATAAAAGAATGAAAGTTCTGAATGAAGTCTTCAATGGAATGAAg GTATTGAAACTGTATGCATGGGAACCCTCATTTGGAGACAAAATTGGATCCATAAGATCGCAGGAAATTGACGAGAAGACAAAGAATAGATATCTAGACATAGTTAATATGTTCTGCTGGCAAATGTCCGAATTTCTg TTCACTTTTTCGATCTTTGCGGTGTACCTGTGGCTAGATGAGGGAAATGTTTTAACAACAAAGAAAATCTATTTCATAATGTCCATGATTTCAGCTTTCCGTGGTCCGCTTATGTATATGCCAATAGCCATTACCTCTCTTATCGAG TTATCGGTTTCCCTAAAAAGAATTGAAACATTTCTGAATCGTGAAGAAATAGACGAATCAGCCATCCAACACAGCGCAGACGCAGACAAAGCCATAACAATGAAAGCTGCATCATTCACATGGAACAAAGCCAAAAGTCCTTCCTTAAAAAA TATCGATGTGGATGTCTCTAATGGCGAACTGGTGGCAGTGATTGGTTCGGTTGGAGCCGGAAAATCTTCACTCATGTCAGCCGCTATTGGAGAAATGGAGAAAATCTCTGGAACTGTCGATGTCAAAGGTTCTGTAGCATTTGTGACCCAAGAAGCATGGATTCAAAATAATACCCTGAGAGAAAACATTCTGTTTGGTAGAAAAATGAATGTAAAGAACTATAGAAAAGCAGTAGAAGCATGTGCTTTACAAGTTGATCTTGACATTCTCCCTAAAGGAGATGAAACAGAAATAGGAGAAAAG GGAATTAATCTGAGCGGTGGACAGAAACAAAGAGTCAGTTTGGCGCGTGCAGTTTACGATGATGCTGACATTTACTTATTGGACGATCCACTCAGTGCTGTAGACGCTCGCGTAGGCAGACATCTATTTGATCAAGTGATAGGAAATAGAGGGCTTCTCAGAAATAAG ACCCGCGTTCTTGTTACCCATGCCATAAGCTTCTTACCATACGTGGATAGAGTCATCAGTTTGGTAAACGGAGAAGTATCAGAAGTCGGGACCTATACGGAACTAATGGAGAGAAATGGTGCTTTTGCTGAATTTGTACGAACCCACCTCCAGGAGGAATCGAGTTCTGACGATGAATCGACCGAAGGAAGTACTAGACCCGCATCATTTGACAGACAGGTGTCAACAATCGATCATTTAAACACCAAAGAAGACACAGAGAACGAGGAAAGATGTAAAGATTCTAAATTCATCGAAGACGAGTCTATTAATCTTGATGGG GCAAAATGGTCCGCCTATAGTACTTATCTGAAAATCGTAGGGCCAGTCCTTTTAGTCATGTTTGCGGCGTGTCTTGCACAAAACGCTGCCgacttttacaaaaattactGGCTCAGTGAATGGGACTCAGACATCTCGGACAACAAAACAGAACTTAACTCAAGCGCTCAAGCCATTTCACAAGGATACAAAATAAAGGGCTTTGGACTCATTGGTCTGATCAACA CTCTTTTAAACGTACTTGGGGAACTCTCTGTGATATTCATCGTGGTAACATCAGCCAAAAAGGTTCACCAGAAGACTTTGGCCGGCGTGATGAGAGCGCCTTTcagtttctttgaaaatacaCCAGTTGGCAGAATGGTCAATAGATTCTCAAAAGACATGCAATGTTTGGAAGACTCTCTTCCGTGGGTTACCAAGAGTTTTATGCACACCTTCCCTCGGATCGTGTTCACCTTAATTGTCATCACGTCTGGGATGCCGACAATGGTCTACTTCTTGGTGCCGCTGTTCATCATGTATTTTTTGATACAG AGATTATTTAGTGTTGCAGCGTGTCAGTGCAGAAGAATGAACAAAGCGCTCAGATCCCCCCAGTTCTCTTTCTTCAGTGAATCTATACAGGGAGCGACGACCATTCGAGCTTTCAACAAAACATCTTTATTTGCGCATGAGAGTGACCGTCGACGAGATGCGTATCACAAAGCTGAACTGACAACTCTTTCCTGTTACAG GTGGTTGAACTTTCGTTTAGGATTTTTGGGAAATCTGTTGGTGTTCATCGCTTGCGTGTTGTCTTGTTATCGTCGAGATGTTTTATCAAGCGGAATGATAGCTTTGATCATGACATATGCTGGCAAT GTAACAGATACATTAAGGTGGATTGTTTTTGCTTTCACGGAGATGGACACAAACATTATAACGGTCGAAAGAATCCAGGAATACATAAACCTTAAACCCGAAGCTGATTGGAGAATCAAAGAAACTGAACCTGCTTCTAATTGGCCTCAACGAGGTCACGTGAAGTTTTCCAATTTCAGTCTGAGGTACAGAGAGGATTTGGACTTGGTTCTGAAAGGAATTGATTGCGATATTACACCCGGGGAGAAG ATAGGAATCGTTGGAAGAACGGGAGCAGGAAAATCATCATTAACCCTGGCATTATTTCGAATTCTCGAAAAGGCTGGCGGAAGTATAATCATCGATGATGTAGACATATCAACCATTGGCTTGCACGACCTTCGTTCTAAGCTGACAATTATTCCCCAG gATCCTGTGTTGTTTTCTGGTACATTACGAATGAACCTGGACCCGTTCAACTCTTTCTCTGACGATGATTTATGGGAAGCTTTGGAACATGCCcatctaaaaaaatatgtggaatctCTCGAAGGTGGTCTTCTTTACGAATGCTCGGAAAGAGGAGAAAATCTCAG TGTTGGACAGAGACAGTTGATATGCCTCGCACGCGCACTTCTGAAGAAGTCCAAGATATTGGTCCTAGATGAGGCTACAGCCGCCGTGGATCTGAAAACAGACAACTTGATACAGAACACTATACGGCGGGAGTTCTCTGATTGTACTATCCTCACTATAGCCCACAGACTTAACACTGTATTGGACTACTCCAG aATCATGGTACTAGATAAAGGCCAGATTAAAGAATTTGACAGTCCAGATGTTTtgttaaaagatgaaaacagtatatttcattCAATGGCCAAAGCAGCTAATCTTGTGTAG